A region of the Melospiza melodia melodia isolate bMelMel2 chromosome 14, bMelMel2.pri, whole genome shotgun sequence genome:
CCATGCGAGCCATTCTGCCTGCTCCATTCATTGTGGGGAGAGaagccagcacagagcagctgagcagcaggCAGGCCTTTGCAAGTGCTGGTAAAAGCAGCATCTCTGTGTGCTTTGGGAGCTGTTGTCTTTCCTCACCTTGCTGAAGTGGTGTCTGCCAATAATAAGATAGGTTTCAGGGGAGGTGGTTACTAATGCTAGGAAAAAACCAGTTTGTCTCTGCCTGAGTGGAGTAAATGGGCCATGAAACACCTGCTTGGGTTATTTCAAGCTCAGAGGAAAGATCTCACATGACTATAGTGGCATTTAACAAAGATGTCAGAAAGAAACAGAACCTGTTTTCTCACATTTAACCTGATGCATCTCTTTCCTCCTTCTAGACAAGCATTCTCCTGTGAGAACATCAGGCTTGAAGCCCAGTACACTGAAACAGTTGGGCCAGTCAGTTCTGCAGCCACCAACTGCTGAGGAGCAAAAGGTTGTTCTTCAAATGCAAActattttcctggatttttttggggggggagggttttgtttgtggttttggtttgttgtttttttctttttttctcccaggTGAGTCATATGACCTGAGTGAGAAATAGAACAAAAAATGTATCTGCCTTATGTTGATGAGATCTGTGAGTGGCTGTTTTTATGATATGGCTGGATAGCAGAATGACTTCTTGGTGGCTGAGTGTGGGAACTGAGCTGAGAGATGCTGTTGGACAATCCTGCTGTTGGTTACTTTGGGAACTTCCCAGCTACTTCCAGAAGATGCTTTAAGGATCTGCTGGTGCTTTGATAATCTGACATACAATATTGAATATTGAGcttttcacctgtaaaatatgACTCAGTATGCCAAGGGGCTGAATCTGTGAATTGTAACACCTTTGCATGCAAGATGGTGTCTTATGGTATTTGGGATATTAAATGAACTTTAATCAATCTCTTAGGGGCAGTAATGCGAATAGATATTGATGCATATATGTATTTAGTAATAGGTGTCTGATGTGTGTTGTTTTTTCTGCTTTCAATCTGTAGCTCCACAGTTCTGTGACAAGCAGGGCATCTCAGGTTAAAGTTGTGGAGGTCAAACCAGACATGTTCCCTTCCTACAAGTACAGTTGCACCGTAACTTTGGTGAGAATTTTTCAAATAGTGTGAAAAACTATTTCACTTCTGCCACAGGGAGTGTCCTCTCTGGGGTGAGAATTATGTGGGACTTCTGTTTTACTGACTGGCACAAATACATTTCATTTTTAACATGAAATAATCTGTGCTTTATGTCATCTCTAGACCTAGTCCAGGATGGCTGTGCAGGGCCTTGTTAAGAGATGGATTTTAACTCATGTCCCCATGCAGAATCCTCATGCCCTGCTTGAGTTCAGCAGGGAGGATCAGGGGTTTCTGAATGAATTTTTAATGTGCTTCTGAGCTGGAGAACTGGCCCCAGAATGATTAAGTGCTACTTACAGGATTCTGTGCAAAGTGACAGGGCTTGCTATTGATGTTTGAACAAGATGTTATAAAGTGGAGGTAAAACATATAAGAATCTTTTTTATAATCTTGCTGGCTTAGAATCATAGagtcattcaggttggaaaagacctttaagataatGGAGTCCAACTATTAAAAGTCAAGGTCACCATTTGTAGAAAGtgaagggagatgacccatcctctgatcagcatcgaactcctatttattgatccaccaagcacattttataacagtgttaattaagttcatacatattgcaaaacccgagctcatcatcggttacagattaaacattaacccctccttttgttttcaatacctgtcgtttgttattgaaaccaagatttattttctcaccctgttatgaaagttctcaaggcctcaatgtttgtcaacttttgctttcccataccagccaagggcagaatgtttacctgttatgaaaaaacagcctgagaactttgttgtttacagaaacaggctgtgagaatttgctcctcacagctgccttttacttttccatcagctgtatatgattatggcatgtctgaacaaaactctataagccatttctgagcaaaattctccaacaagcAAGCATCTCTTTTGTGTCattcaggatttgggattggcAACCTCACGTGGCAGAGGGAAATGCAAGAACCCCTCCTGCAGTTATGTGTATACAAACAGGCACAAGCCACGCATCTGCCCAAGCTGTGGTTACAACCTTGCCaaagacaggactgagaaaacagCAAAATCCCTGGTAAGGTTCAAGCTGGCTTGTTTCATCACATGTCTGTTGTGAGCTGGGCAGAGAACTTTGCAAGTCCCTATGGAAGCATGGTTtgggctttgctttttttttcattatgatAAACTTTTCTGACAGAATGGTTCCTATTTAAAATATCTGTGATGATGTTTGTTGAATTCCTGTAGCAGTGGTGCTTCAGGCTGATAGAATATGAGCACACCCAATTCTACCACTGGGTGTCTCCTGAACATAAAAATCCTTCTGTTGTGTCAGTACATGCTGGGAAAATCGACCCTGAAGTCACCACATTGCTGTGTCAGCTTTGCTGAACTTCAGACTTCATCAAGAAACTCCCAAGTCTCTCTGCTTTGTGAGCAGTTTGGGGCTGGTGTCAGTTAAGTTGGTACATCTTGTATTAGAACTTCCTGTTTTTAAGGCTTTGTAGAGCAATTTTACTTCCAACCTGAATTTATTTCTggatgtagggtttttttttctgatgtataAATATGTTTTCAGTTGTCTGCTGTTCTATGTGGATGTAATTAATTctggagggtttttttccctttgcagcCTCAGATCTTAGCTTTTCTCATACTGAATTGTAATGTTTTTAAAacaataaatgaaaaaaaggagCTTTCTTGTTCTTAGCTGAAATGCCTACTCAGCAAATAGACAGAATTTTAGTCTGTGGAGTAATGACTCATCCacttgccttttttattttattttgaagaaCATAACTTTGTTTAGTGATTTTGTTTTTGCTTTAAAGATGCAAACAAACAGACATGGCCTGTGTGAAACTCACACAAACAGCTGTGTAAGGAACAGCAGTGTGCTTAGCTCAGCTTCCATTCTGAGAGGCATGTAGCTTGTCTCTTCCTCAtttaggttttttctttttttctggttgtAGATCAGTTTAACGTTCCTGTCACACAGTTAATTGTTGTCTCTGGGCTTTTGACTGATCATTTATCTCATAGCTGGACTAGTCAGAAAACCAGGTTGAAATGTTGACACAAGAGTTTCAGGGATTAAACAAATGAGCCTGTTTGGGTTCTCTTTGTTCTCCTGGCACAACCTGGAGTTTGGTTCTCCTCCTTGTGCATTTTGTTGTGGTAGTATGTGTTGGAGAAGGGTAGATTGTAGACTGATCAATTGTTACTGATTAGTGTGTTCTGTGTATCACAGTGCCCAGTTCTCTGTTAGTTGGTTCCTCCAGCTTCTGGAGAGCTGTGCAGCCTGCCCTGAGCCTGTGCCTGATAACATGTGGAGAAAGACAGTGATAACTGGAGGTTCAAGTGATGAGGGTTATTGAAGTGTACCTGTTGGTGGTTATCCTCATCTTCTGGATCCCCAATCCCTGCACTCAAGAGTTTAATGGCCAATCTGTGATGGTTTGGCACTGCAGGACTGTGACTGTAATAAACTATTTTTGTTAATTTGAGCTTGAAGTGGCATCAATGATTCAGCAGTAGTGTAGAAGTCAGGTTTACTGAGAGCAAAGGCTGCTGTGTTTCTGCTGCCTTTTATGACTTTTTTGGGCCTAATATTTCATGCCCATGCTTGCCTGTTGGGCTGTGTTGCTCCCCAGGAGGTGAGTGCAGGCCAGCCGGGCGTGCTGAACACCAGCGAGCCCCTGACGCCGGCGCAGAAGGAGACGCAGCGTCAGTCCACGCTGCAGCTGCTGCGCAAGGTGATGCAGATCCCCGAGAACGAGTCCGAGCTGGCTGAGATCTTCACCCTCATCCACGAGCTCAACAGCTCCAGGCTCATCCTGTCCAACGTGAGTGAGGAGACTGTGACCATCGAGCAGACCTCCTGGTCCAACTACTACGAGTCTCCGTGCGTGCAGTGCCTGCTCTGTAACAGCCCCTTGTTCAAAGGGGGACACAAGTAAGATGCCGCTTTGCATTTTGACTCTTTCAAACTCATGCTGATTTTCTTTGTTCTGAGTCTGCCTGAAATAATATTTGCTTTGGCCCCTGGTAGTGAAGCTGGTGAAAGTGACACTGAGTAAGTTAGATGTGTTGGAAAGGGTTTGGCAGGATCAAAGAGTGACTGCAAAGTCCAGATGTAACTTTTTTCTTATTGAAACAGTATTTTCATTAGTCATCCCCTCTTTGTTTTCCATTCTGATGCTTTGAGGCTAAGAGACGAAAACTTGTGTGTTTACAGATGTGCATTGTgtgattttcttttctctgtctccCTGGTCTGAGTATTTCCTCTGTGGGTCTTTTTGCTTATGATATTTTCATTCCTTTCATTTCTTAACATGTGCTTGAGTGAATGCTTTTTGGAACAAATACCCAAATTGAAACCTGAAGGACTTTAAGAAACTTTTAGTAAATAAGCTAGGTTGCCTTAACTAGATTTGAATGAAAGCCTGTAGGATATCTCTTCCCTTAGTCTGCCAGACATTCTCCTGTTGCTGAAAATATGATCTAAGATTTTTCCTACAACAAAATGTCAGGGAGTTTAATGTTGTTTCATTCTTCCACAAATAAATTATTGATATGAAGGATGGATATTTGCTTTGGTCAGGCTAGCACTAATTGAGATCTTTCCAGAAGAGTTACTTTTTATGTTCTGTATTTTTTTCAGAACAGAGCAGTCTCACACCCTGTCTCTCACCATGGGTCTTACCAGCCTGTGCATTGTAAATCCTTGTCTGTGCCTGGCTGCTTTGCAGTGCTCTGCATGTGAGACTCTCCCATGTGTCTGCACAGGCTCTAATTGAAGCCCTGCCAGTGGGAAGGAGGAGACTTTGGCTTTGGTTCCTGTTTTCCCAGGTGGACAGCAGTATTTCAGCCACTGGCACTCTCCTGTCTGAACTTCCCCCTTGTCAGTTACATTGCAGAGGAGCAGATCTCTCTGAGTCTGTGTGCAGGACAGGCTGGTGGGATGTTTTACTGATCACCACAGCAATGGTACAGCCACTTCTCCCAGGGCAGCTGGGGCCATGGGTTTTCTCCACCTCTGCAATAGTAGGTTCCCAGTGTATGGAGCTGAAGGGATGCTCTAGTGCTGTTTAAAAGAATGTGAGCTATGACCTGCGTCTGCCTGGGAAATCTGTTTTAAAATGTAACTTCTTCTGGTGTGATACCATGTGGTGAGCTGGCTTAGATTTACATAAtaatgacctcatgtcaactagACTGTGTGAAGTTACTGCAGGGTTGGACTAAAAAACCCATTGGCTTCACTCagagtgtttttttttgttgtgtgttGCAGTTCCCTTGCTGGTCCTCAGGAGTGCTGGCTGCTGACAGCCAATAGATTACAGGTGGTTACAGCTCAGGTCAAAGTGTGCTTGAACCTGCAGTGTCTGGCCCTCCATAGCTTCACTGACATTTACACAGGTAGGAGAAATGTGAACATACAGCATGACTACAGTCTAAACCCTTTTGAAGCCTTGGGATTGTATCAGAGCATTGTTCAGACACTAGAAAAGCTTATTCCCTTCCCCAGTGTactaaattttaaatatttttaatcgcTTCTGCTTATTGTGCAAGTAAATCTATATCTGTGAGTGAAAACACATGAATGCTCTGGTGAGGAAGACCTTGCCTTGATTCCCTGGTGTAGGCCTCTGTGAATGTTGAGTTCTGCAAGGCAGCCCCTGAGATCATGGTCAGAGACATCTCTGGAGAATGCTGTTTGGTGGCATTGGCTAGTGAGATAGATTGACAGCTGTTCCTTGTAGCTTTTGAACAACAGACAAGTCTGTGAAAGGAGCTGATGTTTCAGCAGGGAACTCtgcatttcagaggtgcagaagCACTGTTGGTGTTCCCATTATCCTCTAAACTGTACTCATGAGTGTGTTGTGTATCAGTAAGGAATAAATTTCCTTGTGAGGAAGATCTGGAACCCTACAGACAATAATTGTCTTGTTTTAACTGCAGGCCTTTTCAATGTGGGTAACAAATTGTTAGTGAGCTTGGATCTTCTGTTTGCAATCCGAAACCATATTAAACTTGGAGAGGATCCCAGAGTGGCTGTTGGCAATATCCTTGACTCTGTTCAGGAGCAAACTGGTGAGTTTTCCTTCTTGCTTTTTACCATAACATACCAAACTGTGACCTGATGATGATTGCTAGATTATAAAAAGGCAAACCTCACCTATTTTAGTGTATGTTTCTGTTAAATAACTTCCTAAACCAAACAGTACCTCTGACCAGTCCTTTATAACAATTCTCTGGAGGGCAGGTTTGGTTTTATCCTGTGTAGGAGAGCCCTACTACCTCTGCAGTGGCTTCAGGATGTGAAAACTGTAACAGTGGCATGTTCTCTTTTCAGATAAAAGCCTGAGCCCTGAGGAGCAggctcagctccaggagctgctgtgcaatGGCTACTGGGCTTTTGAATGCCTGACAGTCCGGGATTACAACGATATGATCTGTGGAATCTGTGGCATAACCCCCAAGGTGGAAATAGCCCAGAGGAATACGGAAAACGTCCTAGCACTGAAAAATATAGAGGTAGGTTTTTCCCACAGCTCACATCCTGTTTGTGTTCAAAGCAGATCATAATGATTTTTTGCTGACTCTGGTCTTCATGGTGCACAATAAGTACATGAGACCTTTGTGAGTGGTTTTCTGCTGATGCCTGACAAGAGGATGTGGCtggagcagcaatgtctgtgcttCCTCTTAGAGGTGTTGATGTGTAGTTCAGGGAAAATGAGATCCTTTGTCCCTGGACCACAGCTTTTGTCCAGCAGCCTTGGGTAGGAGGAACCTTGGATGGAAGTTGTTGAATTTGGTCTTCCTTTGACATGAACACATTCCTTTTTTCCTCAAGTTTCCCTGAGGTGCTGTCTTCTCTAATGGGGAAAAAAGCCCTAGTAGGAGAATGTAGCATGTCTGACTTTTATGTCAAATATGTAAATTTGGATTCTTACCCAATGCAAAGTGGTTGTGGGAAGCTTTAGGAGACTGAAATCATCTTGTTATATTTGAGCTAAGCACTCTCCTGGATAGTCCTCATGCCATGAGTGAGACTGACACAGAGCTATCAAATGAACTGTGGGTTttgtatttgaccactctttctttctctctgtagTTTACTTGGCCAGAATACTTGCCATCAAGTGAAGTGAATGTGGAAGACTTTTGGTCCACGATGGAGACAGAGGTGATTGAGCAGGTGGCTTTTCCTTCTAGCATCCCCATCACAAAGTTTGATGCCTCTATTGTTGCTCCTTTCTTCCCTCCACTGATGAGAGGAGCAGTGGTGATCAATACAGAGAAGGACAAGAACCTGCATGCACAGCCAGTGCCAGGTAATGGCTCAGGTTGTGCCCATTAAGGGAGTGCTTGATGTGTTGGTGACTTCAGTCTTGGTGATGTTTAACATTAAGAATAGCTGATTGCATGACACTTTAAAAGTCATGTGTGCTGAGAAAAGACAGGAACATTGAGGTGATTTCAGCTGTTCTCAGGCTACTTTATTACTTGAGGCTTGGCTTTTCCTGTGAAGTTTTGGATGCAGTGGTGGGCTCTGATGCATTTGAGACATGGGGGACATGAGAGCATTGCACCCCAGGTGAGATAGAGTCTGGTTGCAGAGGGATGCATGCACATCTTGAATGCCAGTCAGTGTTTGTTTCATGTTAGACTGATACTTGGAGTGTGGAAGTTGCTGGTAGTGCTTGGTATCACACTGTTACAATCTCAATAAAGGGTGAATAAGTTTTTGCAGAACTGGAGAAAAAACTAGGAGAGTGGTGTGGTAGTCCTGATCAGAGTTGTCATATTGACTGCATGGAACAAGAAGCAGTGAGAGAAATAATCTCAGATCTGAGAGCTAAGATCAGTTAGCACCTGGTTCCCTTAAGAATTTAGATGTTGTGTATAGGAAGGAAGACTGGCTTTCCAGGCTTAGCAAGTGTGTGAGTTGGCTTTGCAgacagggctgcagctgcttcagagctgggctgcagaagAGCTGTGTGGGCTCTTGTGGAAGTGGAGTTCCTGAGAAAGAGCCAGGGAGATGTGaaggctgagcctggagctgttCAGCCCAAGGGCTGCAGTGACATTTATCTCTGCTCTTCTTCACTTGGTTGTCCTCCCATCAGTCATTTAAAGGTTACAAATGGCAGGATAGATGAGTGCTTATGGGGTCTGCAGCTATGCTGGGCTCAGTCTGGTGACCTCAGCAGTGAAGGACTCAAGACAAGTGCTCTGTGATGTGCTCTGAACGTAGGACTGTTCACAGCTCTCTCTTGCTGGCTGTGGGTTGTGCAATCTCTGCTTCTGTCATCTTCTTCTTAAGAAATTATTTTGGTAAGTTCCCTTCCTGAGAATGAGTGCTGAGACTGCTGAGTGCTGTTTCCTGCCTTTGCAGGTAACGGGAGTGCCTTGGTGAGGCTCCTTCAGGAAGAAGTCTTCAGGCCTGAGCTGATAAACTCTTACAGTGAGGAAGAGCTGCAGAGCTTTCTGACACAGTGTGGCATCCCCTGGGAGGCATCACATACCAAGGTAATGGCTTGTTTGCCCACAGACAAGCCTGCAGGAGTGGAGCTGTTCTTCACTGTCTTTCCCTCATCCACTCTTGCCATCCTAGACAATTAATTTCTCATCTGACTGCActaagggcagggatgggtgccAGCAGGTTATAGGATAATTTACACATGGTGAAATAAATTGAACCTTTGTGGGCTAGAAGAAAGGAAGCCTGTAATTACCTTGTCACTGGCTCAGCATTGTGTAATTGGTTGTCATCCTCACAGTGCTGAGTGTGGGATTAGGAAGTTATTGGATGAAGTGCAAATTAGGATTTAGGAGACCTTGCATGCTGCCTTTTCCCTCTCTGCAGGAGTCTGTTAATTTTAGTAATTTTCTCTGGGGCCTGTCTTTTTTAGGATGAGCTCTGCTACTCCCTCCTGGCTCTCTATGAGTTTGTACAGAATGGGACAAGCATTACACCATCTTCTGCTCATCACACAGGAGGGAAAATCTACAAAGTGTGTCCACATCAGGTAGGGAAGACTGGAGCCACAGGGGATTTTTTCTTCCTTGGCTATTCATTATTTGACTTAACAGCATGGAACTTCCTTATTGAATAGAAGCAATGGAATGGGCTTCTCTGAGCCTTGGGAATGAAACCTGTTCCTCAGGGCTTGGAAAATTCCCCATGACAAGGTGAATGTGTGTGAGGAGGAAACAGAGTACCTTTAGAGAAAGTAGTTGTCTGGTTGGTGAAAGGCAGCTGGATTTTTTTTAAGACTAGATTGGTTTTCTgtaagtttttaattttattgtGCTGCTGATGTCAATCCTTTCTTTGTTCTAGGTTGTGTGTGGCTCCAAGTACATAGTAAGAGGAGAAAATGCTCGGGATCACGTGGACTTGTTGGTATCCTCACGTCACTGGCCTCCAGTGTATGTTGTTGATTCAGCCTCTTCAGTGGCACTCTGTGCAGACCTCTGCTGGCCTGGCCTGACTTCCCAGATGTGGGGGAAGAACCAGGGCTGCTTCTCTGACCCCATGGAACCTCCAACGGTTAGTTATGTCTTTGCTCTCTGCTGTGCCAGTCCAGCATGGAAAAGCTGCTGGGAGAGCAAGGGAGATTAAAGTTAACACCCTCTCCCCATATGTAATCTGCATTGTGGCTTGAGATAATTTTGTAGAATCACacaatgatttgggttggaagggcccttaaagctcatccagttcatcctcctgccataggcagggtcaccttccactaggccaggttgctcacagccccatccagcctggttttGAGCACTGCCACTAGTGAATTTGATAAGTATCTCCTGATTTAAGCTTTGCCAGGGCATCAGTCCTAAGCATAGCAGAATGTATTAGGTGTTGCCTGGAGATTGTGTTTGATTAATTGTCCTTAGAATAGGAAGAGCTGTGTTGGGAGTGCATTGTAACAGCTCAGATCATGAACTTTGGAGCACATCACTTATTTTGACACAGCAACTCACTTCTTTCAGACTACTGCTATTCCTTGACAAGTAGGAGAGAAAGATGGCTCCTAGTGCCTTGGGGTTATCTGAGGGCACACAAGTGAGGAGGGAGCGTACATGCCATCCTTGTGGCATGTAGGGGAAGCCTGGATCATTAGGCTTTCCATCTGTCCTGGGTCATAGTGTTGCTTGGAGTTTTGCCAGCCAGTATTTTTATCTCCTCGGCTGTGGGGAAGTTGTTGTTCCACCTGCTGTGTGTCTCCCCCAGTACGTGTCCTGCCCCGAGCTGCTGGACCAGCACTACAGCGTGGACGTGACGGTGGCCgagccctccctgcagcaccccaTCACCAAGTCGTGCGCGCGCCGCATCGTGCAGGCGGGCGcggagcagagcagcccctgggacgCCACGGCGCGGCACCGCTGCATCGCCCTGTGCCGCGAGCTGGAGCCCTACGGCGCCATCGCCGCCGCCATCGGCGACAGCCGGACCAGCACCGTGCGCCAGCGGCCCATCACCTTCGAGAACCCCACGCACTATTACCTCTACAACCGCCTCGTGGACTTCCTCACCAGCAGGGAAATCGTCAACAGGCAGATCCAGGAGATCGTGCAGAGCTGccagcccggggaggtggtgaTCCGCGACGCGCTCTACCGGCTCGGCGTGGCCCAGATCAAAACGGAgacggaggaggaggaagatgggaagcaggaggaggatggaggttGCTGAGTTGGTTTCTCTCTCTGGTCGTGTGGATGGGTGGGCTGAGCCAGCTTTTGCAGCTGTCTGGTTTgagagtttattttttattttattttatcaacCTCCACAGGTTGGAGATGTGATGCTGGTGGCTTTGACTGCTGTTACTGACCAAAGAGCTCTGTGCTTCCATAGGATCGTGATAGCTGCTGTGCACACGGGTCTGTCACCCCCTTGCAGAAGGCTGCAGCTGCCTCCAAGGCATGTGATGGACCTGCTGTTCAGGGCTGTAGGATGTTGCCCTCCCTGCAGAGGAGTTGCTGGTAGCAGGGAGTGTGCGTGGTCAAGCACACACAGGTCATTTAATTCTGAATCTTGCTTGCTGACTTCTTTGTGCTTATTGGTGGCAGGGCGGGGGGTGTGGGACCAGGCTACAACGGTAGATGGCTACAACGATTTCCCCCAAAACATTCTGAATAGGTGAATTTAGGATACTGACTCCTGCTTGGTAAACTTGCAGAGCTCCCACAGGCATTGGCTGCAAGGAGTcgtgaggaggaggagctgtgctgctttAACATGCTGTATCTGGGGAGCTTCCCTGGAGGCTGCACTCTTGGTCCAGGATTGTGAATGCTTTGGCTGCAGGGAGTTTCTAGAATTGTTTGTCCCTTCACATGAGCACTAATAATTTAGAAGCCAAAAGGTACAGTGAGAGGAGAGTGTTCTGTATAGTAAGGTAAGAACTgagccccagggcagctgaggggTTGGAGGATGGTTTAAGTGCTGTGCAGGGGGTGGCTGTGGAGAGGGGAGGGACATCCAAACACTGTCTGAGGGGTCAAGGAGGAATGATGAATGCAGTGTCACCAGAGCGAGCAGGGTTCTGTATTCCACCCTCACGGACGTGCTGGGAGAGCTGCACCCATCACTTTGTCAGGTGTCACACCTGCCCTGCCCGTGTTCCCACAGCACTCTGGGGGTTAGAGGAGTCTCCTGCTGCCCAGGTTGCTTTGTCAGCCCCTTGAGAGGAGTCAGTATGAGACCTCTGCCTGTGCAGCACACCTGAGGAGcacctggggctgtgggtgcaaagctgtgctgtggctgctgcagctccctttgCCCATGGCTGGTGGTGAAGGTGTTTGCTGTGACACACATAGGAAACAAGTAGGATGCCAGACTGCAAAGTTGCCATCTTGGGAGTTTATTTTGTCTGAGTGAGCAGTGGGGAAGATTCTGAGGCTTGCAGTGTGGTTGAAAATTCCCTTCTGTGAAGGGGAACCTATTGAGTACCGTACTGTTAAAGTAAATGTATTGAGTCTGAGCAAATGCAGTAATCATGGCTTGG
Encoded here:
- the HMGXB3 gene encoding HMG domain-containing protein 3 isoform X2, which produces MEAPYDGAEVTVVMEEIESTYTYTSPVPSKKKKKHKSTGDHGEKAKKPRSAYLLYYYDIYLKVQQELPHLPQSEINKKISESWRLLSVAERSYYLEKAKLEKEGLDPNSKASTRAAVVPDIPGFRKILPRSNYIIIPKSSLQEDRSRQSLELCVTQSPAASEGLAAPRNVTSVPRDTVQSILSVDSGRAGVSEQCIAIEGLAEDTAAFAQPEAAEEAVTSEVLSHYVGPVTEKVAGEILLDEASLEIEGQPYQAARVVIEETLVSSSAEISNGGIAVARPQVPDGVSVVTVVTGRDAEESSSSTPATQFIMLPLPAHSVVENPASIKLTTTYTRRGHGNCTNPGCSFTYVTRHKPPKCPTCGNFLGGKWIPKEKQPKSKSEPNSGTSLKTPAAKRGQQSALTEPTAASESSSKSALESSEAVSQLLSAVPGGGQMPEMEWEEVIISESHFLPNNVLAEDRSSAQQQVDASSEQAEKGRIGQGMPTSSEVLSPNASVKKPVVGTDATAATHKGQETKSKPRPKPSLLAAARPMRAILPAPFIVGREASTEQLSSRQAFASADKHSPVRTSGLKPSTLKQLGQSVLQPPTAEEQKDLGLATSRGRGKCKNPSCSYVYTNRHKPRICPSCGYNLAKDRTEKTAKSLEVSAGQPGVLNTSEPLTPAQKETQRQSTLQLLRKVMQIPENESELAEIFTLIHELNSSRLILSNVSEETVTIEQTSWSNYYESPCVQCLLCNSPLFKGGHNSLAGPQECWLLTANRLQVVTAQVKVCLNLQCLALHSFTDIYTGLFNVGNKLLVSLDLLFAIRNHIKLGEDPRVAVGNILDSVQEQTDKSLSPEEQAQLQELLCNGYWAFECLTVRDYNDMICGICGITPKVEIAQRNTENVLALKNIEFTWPEYLPSSEVNVEDFWSTMETEVIEQVAFPSSIPITKFDASIVAPFFPPLMRGAVVINTEKDKNLHAQPVPGNGSALVRLLQEEVFRPELINSYSEEELQSFLTQCGIPWEASHTKDELCYSLLALYEFVQNGTSITPSSAHHTGGKIYKVCPHQVVCGSKYIVRGENARDHVDLLVSSRHWPPVYVVDSASSVALCADLCWPGLTSQMWGKNQGCFSDPMEPPTYVSCPELLDQHYSVDVTVAEPSLQHPITKSCARRIVQAGAEQSSPWDATARHRCIALCRELEPYGAIAAAIGDSRTSTVRQRPITFENPTHYYLYNRLVDFLTSREIVNRQIQEIVQSCQPGEVVIRDALYRLGVAQIKTETEEEEDGKQEEDGGWRCDAGGFDCCY
- the HMGXB3 gene encoding HMG domain-containing protein 3 isoform X1, whose product is MEAPYDGAEVTVVMEEIESTYTYTSPVPSKKKKKHKSTGDHGEKAKKPRSAYLLYYYDIYLKVQQELPHLPQSEINKKISESWRLLSVAERSYYLEKAKLEKEGLDPNSKASTRAAVVPDIPGFRKILPRSNYIIIPKSSLQEDRSRQSLELCVTQSPAASEGLAAPRNVTSVPRDTVQSILSVDSGRAGVSEQCIAIEGLAEDTAAFAQPEAAEEAVTSEVLSHYVGPVTEKVAGEILLDEASLEIEGQPYQAARVVIEETLVSSSAEISNGGIAVARPQVPDGVSVVTVVTGRDAEESSSSTPATQFIMLPLPAHSVVENPASIKLTTTYTRRGHGNCTNPGCSFTYVTRHKPPKCPTCGNFLGGKWIPKEKQPKSKSEPNSGTSLKTPAAKRGQQSALTEPTAASESSSKSALESSEAVSQLLSAVPGGGQMPEMEWEEVIISESHFLPNNVLAEDRSSAQQQVDASSEQAEKGRIGQGMPTSSEVLSPNASVKKPVVGTDATAATHKGQETKSKPRPKPSLLAAARPMRAILPAPFIVGREASTEQLSSRQAFASADKHSPVRTSGLKPSTLKQLGQSVLQPPTAEEQKLHSSVTSRASQVKVVEVKPDMFPSYKYSCTVTLDLGLATSRGRGKCKNPSCSYVYTNRHKPRICPSCGYNLAKDRTEKTAKSLEVSAGQPGVLNTSEPLTPAQKETQRQSTLQLLRKVMQIPENESELAEIFTLIHELNSSRLILSNVSEETVTIEQTSWSNYYESPCVQCLLCNSPLFKGGHNSLAGPQECWLLTANRLQVVTAQVKVCLNLQCLALHSFTDIYTGLFNVGNKLLVSLDLLFAIRNHIKLGEDPRVAVGNILDSVQEQTDKSLSPEEQAQLQELLCNGYWAFECLTVRDYNDMICGICGITPKVEIAQRNTENVLALKNIEFTWPEYLPSSEVNVEDFWSTMETEVIEQVAFPSSIPITKFDASIVAPFFPPLMRGAVVINTEKDKNLHAQPVPGNGSALVRLLQEEVFRPELINSYSEEELQSFLTQCGIPWEASHTKDELCYSLLALYEFVQNGTSITPSSAHHTGGKIYKVCPHQVVCGSKYIVRGENARDHVDLLVSSRHWPPVYVVDSASSVALCADLCWPGLTSQMWGKNQGCFSDPMEPPTYVSCPELLDQHYSVDVTVAEPSLQHPITKSCARRIVQAGAEQSSPWDATARHRCIALCRELEPYGAIAAAIGDSRTSTVRQRPITFENPTHYYLYNRLVDFLTSREIVNRQIQEIVQSCQPGEVVIRDALYRLGVAQIKTETEEEEDGKQEEDGGWRCDAGGFDCCY